One segment of Terriglobia bacterium DNA contains the following:
- the glgC gene encoding glucose-1-phosphate adenylyltransferase, producing MKSTLGVLLAGGAGERLYPLTRDRAKPAVVFGGNYRIIDITLSNCINSDLRKVYILTQYKALSLNRHIREGWGTVVARELGEFIEVMPPMKRVSDSWYLGTADAVYQNIYSIGSEQPKHVLILSGDHIYKMNYQRMLDQHEASGADVTLATILIDPGDCSRFGVVDIDRTGRIIGFEEKPATTTLRSPYNPDAVSGSMGVYLFNTDVLLPVLLKDAEDANSSHDFGKDILPKILDHYKLYSFNFIDENRKEALYWRDVGTLEAYYEANMDLVAVSPVFNLYDKEWPIRTHQRQYPPAKFVFGEPGRTGMAIDSIVCPGCILSGGSVKNSVLSPDVRVNSFSEVDASIIFSHVNIGRHCRIRRAILDRDVHIPEGTVIGFDPEEDARNYVVTESGITVVTRDYSLFESPVAVDYFTSE from the coding sequence ATGAAGAGCACACTTGGAGTCTTGCTGGCAGGCGGCGCCGGAGAGCGCCTGTATCCCCTCACGCGCGACCGCGCCAAGCCGGCCGTGGTCTTTGGCGGCAACTACCGCATCATTGACATCACACTTTCCAACTGCATCAACTCCGACCTGCGCAAGGTTTACATTCTCACCCAGTACAAGGCGCTGTCCCTGAACCGCCACATCCGCGAAGGCTGGGGCACCGTGGTGGCGCGCGAGTTGGGCGAATTCATTGAAGTGATGCCGCCCATGAAGCGCGTAAGCGACAGCTGGTACCTGGGCACCGCCGACGCCGTCTACCAGAACATCTACTCCATTGGCTCCGAGCAGCCCAAGCATGTGCTGATTCTTTCCGGCGACCACATCTACAAGATGAACTACCAGCGCATGCTGGACCAGCACGAAGCCTCCGGGGCTGACGTCACGCTGGCCACCATCTTGATTGATCCCGGCGACTGCTCGCGCTTCGGCGTGGTGGATATTGACCGAACCGGCCGCATTATCGGATTTGAGGAGAAGCCCGCAACCACCACTCTGCGTTCGCCCTATAACCCGGATGCGGTCTCCGGCTCCATGGGCGTCTATCTTTTCAATACTGACGTGCTGCTGCCGGTGCTCCTGAAGGACGCGGAAGACGCCAACTCGTCGCATGACTTTGGCAAAGACATCCTGCCCAAGATCCTGGACCACTACAAGCTCTACTCCTTCAACTTTATTGACGAAAACCGCAAAGAAGCTCTCTACTGGCGCGACGTCGGCACGCTGGAAGCCTATTACGAAGCCAACATGGACCTGGTGGCCGTCTCGCCGGTCTTTAATCTGTATGACAAAGAGTGGCCCATCCGCACGCACCAGAGGCAGTACCCGCCGGCCAAGTTCGTCTTCGGCGAGCCCGGGCGCACCGGCATGGCCATTGACTCCATCGTTTGCCCGGGCTGCATCCTCTCCGGCGGCTCGGTCAAGAACAGCGTGCTCTCGCCCGACGTGCGCGTGAATTCGTTCTCTGAAGTGGACGCCAGCATCATCTTTTCCCACGTCAACATCGGCCGCCACTGCCGCATCCGCCGCGCCATTCTGGACCGCGACGTCCACATCCCGGAAGGCACGGTCATCGGCTTTGACCCGGAAGAAGACGCGCGCAACTACGTGGTCACCGAATCCGGCATCACCGTGGTTACTCGCGATTACTCGCTGTTCGAAAGCCCGGTAGCGGTGGATTACTTTACGAGCGAGTAA
- a CDS encoding methylmalonyl-CoA mutase: MPDDIKLVVEAGQPKARKAEPCMPSDAGPAAVVVPHALYTPANLQDWDYDRDVGYPGEFPFTRGVQPTMYRGRLWTMRQYAGMGDAEESNKRYKYLLSNGTTGLSVAFDLPTQIGMDSDHEMANGEVGKVGVAIDSVEDMQRLFDGINLEKISTSMTINATASILLALYVAVARRSGASVRRLSGTVQNDVLKEYIARGTYIYPPRQALRIITDMFAYANEHMPEWNPISISGYHMREAGCTAVQEVAFTLGNAIAYVDAALSAGLDVDTFAPRLSFFFNAHNNFLEEVAKFRAARRMWARLMKERFGAQNPRSMMLRFHTQTAGSTLTAQQPENNIVRTALQAMAAVVGGTQSLHTNGFDEALGLPTENAARIALRTQQIIGYETGAANTVDPLAGSYYIESLTNEIEQRAQAYLDKVDALGGTLKAIEKGYIQQEIQNAAYDVQQAVDRLEQVVVGVNRFQSEGDKSIPIQRIDEDLERRQVERLRALRARRDQSTWEAGLRGVEEAARSGANLMPYIVQAVESYCTVGEISDALRKVFGEYQETVVI, from the coding sequence ATGCCTGACGACATAAAACTCGTGGTCGAAGCAGGGCAGCCGAAGGCGCGTAAGGCGGAGCCGTGCATGCCGTCCGACGCCGGGCCTGCCGCCGTGGTCGTGCCTCATGCGCTTTACACCCCGGCCAACCTGCAGGACTGGGATTATGATCGCGACGTCGGCTATCCCGGCGAGTTTCCTTTTACCCGCGGCGTGCAACCCACCATGTATCGCGGACGCCTGTGGACCATGCGCCAGTACGCCGGCATGGGTGACGCCGAAGAATCCAACAAACGTTACAAATACCTGCTGAGCAACGGCACCACCGGGCTTTCCGTGGCCTTTGATTTGCCCACGCAGATCGGCATGGACTCTGACCACGAGATGGCCAACGGGGAAGTCGGCAAAGTGGGAGTGGCCATTGATTCCGTTGAGGACATGCAGCGGCTGTTTGACGGCATCAATCTGGAGAAGATCTCCACGTCCATGACCATCAACGCCACCGCGTCCATTCTGCTGGCGTTGTACGTTGCGGTGGCCCGGCGGTCGGGGGCCAGCGTCCGCCGGCTGAGCGGCACGGTGCAGAATGACGTGTTGAAGGAATACATCGCCCGCGGGACATACATTTATCCGCCGCGGCAGGCCTTGCGCATCATCACGGACATGTTTGCCTATGCCAATGAGCACATGCCGGAGTGGAATCCCATCTCCATTTCCGGATATCACATGCGCGAAGCCGGCTGCACCGCGGTGCAGGAAGTGGCGTTCACGCTGGGCAACGCCATCGCTTACGTGGACGCGGCCCTCAGCGCCGGGCTGGACGTGGACACGTTTGCTCCGCGACTCTCTTTCTTCTTCAACGCGCACAACAATTTTCTGGAAGAAGTGGCCAAGTTCCGCGCGGCGCGGCGGATGTGGGCTCGCCTCATGAAAGAAAGGTTCGGAGCGCAGAACCCGCGCTCCATGATGCTGCGCTTCCATACCCAGACGGCCGGTTCCACGCTCACGGCGCAGCAGCCGGAAAACAACATCGTCCGCACCGCCTTGCAGGCCATGGCTGCGGTGGTGGGGGGAACGCAGTCCCTGCACACCAACGGGTTCGATGAAGCTCTGGGCCTGCCCACCGAAAACGCCGCGCGCATTGCGCTGCGCACGCAGCAGATCATCGGCTATGAAACCGGCGCGGCGAACACGGTTGATCCGCTGGCCGGCTCGTACTATATCGAGTCGCTGACCAATGAGATTGAACAGCGCGCCCAGGCCTATCTGGACAAAGTGGACGCCCTGGGCGGCACGCTGAAGGCCATCGAAAAAGGCTACATCCAGCAGGAAATCCAGAACGCCGCGTATGATGTCCAGCAGGCGGTGGACCGGCTGGAGCAGGTGGTGGTGGGCGTGAACCGCTTCCAGAGCGAGGGCGACAAATCTATTCCCATCCAGAGAATTGACGAAGACCTGGAGCGCCGCCAGGTGGAGCGCCTGCGGGCCCTGCGCGCTCGACGCGACCAGTCAACCTGGGAAGCCGGGCTGCGCGGGGTGGAAGAGGCCGCCCGCTCGGGCGCCAACCTGATGCCGTATATCGTTCAAGCGGTGGAAAGCTATTGCACGGTAGGGGAGATTTCTGACGCGCTCAGAAAGGTGTTTGGGGAGTATCAGGAGACGGTGGTGATCTGA
- a CDS encoding toll/interleukin-1 receptor domain-containing protein, whose amino-acid sequence MADEALIRILQERGVEAWNEWKNHNPGAPTDLSGADFSFANLINANLDDANMAQADLSEANLSEAQVRRAIFTCADLHNAKFGRANLSAARFGYANCKNASFVEADLENSYFHEANLIKAGLRGAKLRHANLTLANLAMASLIDADFSDSYLTSSNLAGTSLLRANLRNSDLRGANLSGSILQGADVTDSTMGYTLLSALDLSGVIGLETVKHETPSSIGLDTLFLSGGNIPRDFLRGVGVPEHFLSYIKSLTWSGIEFYSCFISHSSKDADFAAKINQGLRSSGVRCWYFPEDAKWGESIWGEIDSSIKTYDKLVVVCSENSLQSEPVIREIERALQREDKEKRSVLFPIRIDDYLLGKWDHPRKADVLSKVVGDFRHWRNPNAYQNALNKLVAALNKPIGPVEQT is encoded by the coding sequence ATGGCAGATGAAGCGCTGATCAGAATTCTGCAAGAGCGAGGTGTAGAGGCTTGGAACGAATGGAAAAACCACAATCCTGGAGCCCCGACGGATTTAAGCGGGGCAGATTTTAGCTTCGCAAATCTGATCAATGCCAACCTAGACGACGCAAATATGGCCCAGGCAGACCTCAGCGAAGCAAACCTGAGTGAGGCACAGGTGAGACGGGCAATCTTCACTTGCGCAGACCTCCACAATGCCAAGTTTGGGAGAGCAAATCTTTCCGCAGCTAGATTTGGATATGCAAACTGCAAAAATGCGAGCTTCGTTGAAGCTGATCTCGAAAACTCCTATTTTCATGAAGCAAATCTGATAAAAGCGGGGCTACGTGGCGCCAAACTGAGGCACGCAAATCTCACGCTCGCCAATCTTGCAATGGCCAGCCTGATTGATGCCGACTTCAGCGATTCCTACCTCACATCATCGAATCTAGCCGGAACGAGTCTTCTGAGAGCCAACTTACGCAACTCGGATCTTCGAGGTGCAAATCTCAGCGGTTCGATTCTCCAAGGAGCAGACGTAACCGACAGTACCATGGGATACACATTGCTGTCAGCCCTGGATCTGAGCGGTGTCATTGGTCTTGAGACAGTTAAGCACGAGACTCCCTCAAGTATTGGCTTGGATACCCTATTCCTTTCAGGAGGTAACATTCCAAGAGATTTCCTGCGTGGTGTCGGTGTACCCGAACATTTCCTCTCATACATAAAATCTCTTACGTGGTCAGGAATCGAGTTCTACTCCTGTTTCATCAGCCACTCCAGCAAAGATGCAGATTTTGCAGCCAAAATCAATCAAGGCCTCAGGTCAAGTGGGGTTCGATGTTGGTATTTCCCCGAGGATGCCAAATGGGGCGAGTCTATCTGGGGTGAGATTGATAGCTCAATCAAGACGTATGACAAGTTAGTGGTAGTTTGCTCCGAAAACTCGCTTCAGAGCGAACCGGTCATCCGTGAAATTGAGCGCGCCCTACAGCGTGAGGACAAAGAGAAAAGGAGCGTCCTGTTTCCCATCAGAATTGATGATTATCTTCTTGGAAAATGGGATCACCCTCGCAAGGCAGATGTGTTGAGCAAAGTAGTCGGAGATTTTCGGCATTGGAGAAATCCAAACGCCTATCAGAATGCCCTCAACAAACTTGTTGCCGCCCTGAACAAGCCCATTGGCCCGGTTGAACAAACATAA